A DNA window from Flavisolibacter ginsenosidimutans contains the following coding sequences:
- a CDS encoding nitrate reductase, whose protein sequence is MKKENGNGFGSLKTTCCYCGVGCGVVVHKDRNGKLSVEGDKDHPVNKGMLCSKGMNLHYTVMDKSDRLFYPEMRLNKSLQRQRVSWNEALDRTVSVFKTLIEKFGPESVAFYASGQCLTEEYYVLNKLVKGFIGSNNVDTNSRLCMSSAVAAYKMSLGEDSVPVCYDDIEHTDCIFVAGANPAWCHPIIWRRVEAAREKNPALKIIVSDPRKTQTASYANVHLQIKPGTDIVLHHAIGRVLIEAGDIDASFIKNHTEGFEAYSKKVMQRTVAEAAKICDVSEQSIREAATYIGSAKGFLTMWTMGLNQSAVGVNKNLSLINLNLITGYIGKPGSGPFSLTGQPNAMGGREVGGLANLLPAHRNLANEEDRKYVQAFWKSGAISAKPGYTATEMFDALHEGKLKAVWIMGTNPLVSLPDVRKAEEALKKAKFVVVQEASIKPETLKYADVVFPAATWAEKEGTMTNAERRITYLNKIVDAPGEALPDAEILCRFAQKMGFEGFDFKSFADIYKEHCALTKGTSIDINALSYDVLKAKRSVQWPINERGEGTQRLFTDKKFYTPSKRAIIHAVDDDNLSESTTKYLPLILTTGRIRDQWHTMTKTGKVSKLKQHIANAFLEIHPDDAAERSIAEGNLVEITNGRGTVRVKAKLSTEIKKGVVFLPMHWGKILNNDLNRANNLTNNLVDPISKEPDFKFSAVEVKGYKKPEQKIIVIGAGAGAFGFVKSYRAMNTEDAIEVFSKEAFPFYNRVMLPDYISGAQEWKQLIKMKEEEERSFNITLHRGVSIEHIDREAKIVTDNNGVKHNYDLLLMATGSRPFMLKDVPDLKGIFTMRSRTDADSFKSHVDPSKGKVVIVGGGLLGIELAASLREVGVEVCIVQRISRLMDRQLDVLGSQLLHEELEEKGVDIYYNDEVERFLGTENLAGIKLKSGLEISAQAVVIAIGTIPNVELAKACGLDTKRGVVVNDYLLTSDPSIYAVGEIAEFRGFLYGITAAAEQQAEIVARHLSGDISHFYDGSLLMNILKMHGTDLCSLGLAEAPPNDPSYEEVIFLDKAKRYYKKCIIHNDRLVGAILIGDKSEFLEFRDLIQNKLELSEKRLDLLRSNKKAEPVIGKLVCSCGGVGEGNIVNKIMEGCTELKALCAASGAGQGCGSCRPEVQAILDKLKLGEEIKMTDEELKVIRA, encoded by the coding sequence ATGAAAAAGGAAAACGGAAATGGTTTTGGCAGTTTGAAAACAACCTGCTGCTATTGTGGTGTGGGCTGCGGCGTTGTTGTGCATAAAGATCGCAACGGAAAGTTGAGCGTGGAAGGCGATAAAGATCATCCGGTGAACAAAGGCATGCTTTGCAGCAAAGGCATGAACCTGCATTACACGGTAATGGATAAAAGCGACCGATTGTTCTATCCTGAAATGCGCTTGAACAAAAGCCTGCAACGTCAGCGTGTCTCGTGGAATGAGGCCTTGGATAGAACCGTATCGGTTTTCAAAACATTGATTGAAAAGTTTGGCCCCGAAAGCGTCGCGTTTTATGCATCGGGACAATGCCTGACCGAAGAATATTATGTGCTCAACAAACTGGTAAAAGGTTTCATCGGCTCAAACAACGTAGACACCAATTCAAGGCTTTGCATGAGCAGTGCCGTTGCAGCCTATAAAATGAGCTTGGGCGAAGACAGCGTGCCAGTTTGTTATGATGATATTGAACACACCGATTGCATTTTTGTAGCCGGTGCAAATCCCGCCTGGTGTCACCCGATCATTTGGCGAAGAGTAGAAGCGGCAAGAGAAAAAAATCCGGCACTAAAAATAATTGTTAGCGATCCGCGGAAAACACAAACGGCGTCTTATGCGAATGTGCATTTGCAAATTAAACCGGGTACAGACATTGTCTTGCATCATGCCATTGGAAGGGTATTGATTGAAGCAGGCGACATTGATGCTTCTTTCATTAAAAATCACACGGAAGGTTTTGAAGCGTACAGCAAGAAAGTCATGCAACGAACCGTTGCCGAAGCCGCAAAAATTTGCGACGTATCGGAACAAAGTATTCGCGAAGCGGCGACCTATATTGGTTCGGCAAAAGGTTTTTTGACAATGTGGACGATGGGCTTGAACCAAAGCGCAGTAGGTGTTAACAAGAATCTTTCACTCATCAATCTGAATCTAATCACAGGCTATATTGGCAAACCAGGAAGCGGACCGTTTTCATTAACCGGCCAGCCGAACGCAATGGGTGGAAGAGAAGTAGGCGGGCTTGCAAACTTGTTGCCTGCGCATCGCAATCTCGCTAATGAAGAAGACAGAAAATACGTGCAAGCTTTTTGGAAAAGCGGAGCTATTTCTGCAAAGCCGGGATACACCGCCACGGAAATGTTTGATGCTTTGCATGAAGGCAAATTAAAAGCGGTTTGGATTATGGGTACGAATCCATTAGTGAGTTTGCCCGATGTGCGCAAGGCTGAAGAAGCGTTAAAGAAAGCCAAGTTTGTGGTAGTGCAAGAGGCAAGCATCAAGCCCGAAACCTTGAAGTATGCCGACGTTGTTTTTCCCGCTGCAACATGGGCGGAGAAAGAAGGCACGATGACGAATGCCGAACGGCGCATTACGTACTTAAATAAAATTGTTGACGCTCCCGGTGAAGCGTTGCCCGATGCGGAAATTCTTTGCCGCTTTGCACAAAAGATGGGCTTTGAAGGCTTTGATTTTAAGAGCTTCGCCGATATCTACAAAGAACATTGTGCGTTAACGAAAGGCACGAGCATTGACATCAATGCACTGAGTTATGATGTACTCAAAGCAAAGCGAAGCGTACAGTGGCCAATCAATGAAAGAGGTGAGGGCACGCAACGTTTGTTCACCGACAAAAAGTTCTACACACCTTCAAAGCGGGCAATCATTCATGCAGTGGATGACGATAATTTATCCGAATCCACAACGAAATATTTGCCACTCATCTTAACCACGGGCCGCATTCGCGACCAATGGCATACGATGACAAAGACGGGAAAAGTAAGTAAGCTAAAACAGCACATCGCCAATGCGTTTTTGGAAATTCATCCTGATGATGCAGCCGAGAGAAGCATTGCTGAAGGCAATTTGGTGGAAATTACCAATGGCCGCGGAACCGTCCGCGTGAAAGCAAAGCTTTCCACAGAAATAAAAAAGGGTGTTGTGTTTTTGCCCATGCATTGGGGCAAGATTTTGAACAACGATCTGAATCGTGCAAACAACCTTACGAACAATCTTGTTGACCCAATTTCTAAAGAACCGGACTTTAAGTTTTCGGCCGTTGAGGTAAAGGGTTACAAAAAGCCGGAACAAAAAATAATCGTGATTGGTGCAGGCGCCGGTGCGTTTGGCTTTGTAAAAAGCTACCGCGCAATGAACACCGAAGACGCGATTGAAGTCTTCAGCAAAGAAGCCTTTCCTTTCTATAACCGCGTCATGCTTCCCGATTACATCAGCGGCGCGCAGGAATGGAAACAGTTGATAAAAATGAAAGAAGAAGAGGAGCGCAGCTTCAACATCACACTGCATCGCGGCGTAAGCATTGAACACATTGACCGCGAAGCAAAAATTGTAACCGATAACAACGGCGTTAAGCACAACTACGATCTATTGTTGATGGCAACCGGCAGCCGTCCGTTTATGTTGAAAGACGTTCCGGATTTGAAAGGCATCTTCACCATGCGTAGCCGCACCGACGCGGACAGTTTTAAATCGCATGTTGATCCGTCAAAAGGCAAGGTGGTTATCGTTGGCGGCGGTTTGCTCGGCATTGAACTCGCCGCATCGCTTCGTGAAGTAGGCGTGGAGGTTTGCATCGTGCAACGCATCTCTCGATTGATGGACCGACAGCTTGATGTGTTGGGCAGCCAGCTTCTGCACGAAGAACTGGAAGAAAAAGGCGTTGACATTTATTACAACGATGAAGTGGAACGCTTTCTCGGCACGGAAAATCTCGCCGGCATCAAATTAAAAAGTGGACTGGAAATTTCGGCGCAAGCCGTTGTCATTGCCATCGGCACAATACCCAATGTGGAACTGGCAAAAGCTTGCGGGCTTGATACGAAGCGTGGTGTTGTTGTGAACGATTACCTCCTTACTTCCGATCCCAGTATTTATGCGGTTGGCGAGATTGCCGAGTTCCGTGGATTTCTGTACGGCATCACGGCAGCGGCTGAACAACAAGCGGAGATTGTTGCGAGGCATTTGAGCGGAGACATTTCGCACTTCTATGATGGGTCGCTGCTCATGAACATTTTAAAAATGCACGGCACTGATTTGTGTTCGCTTGGCTTGGCCGAAGCACCGCCGAATGATCCTTCTTACGAAGAAGTAATTTTTCTTGATAAGGCAAAACGTTACTATAAAAAGTGCATCATTCACAACGATCGCTTGGTGGGTGCAATTCTTATCGGCGACAAATCCGAGTTTCTTGAATTCCGTGATTTAATTCAGAATAAGCTCGAGTTGTCCGAAAAACGATTGGATCTTTTACGTTCCAACAAAAAGGCAGAACCCGTCATTGGTAAATTGGTTTGTTCCTGCGGCGGCGTGGGCGAAGGAAACATCGTTAATAAAATAATGGAAGGTTGTACCGAGTTGAAAGCCTTGTGCGCTGCTTCCGGGGCGGGACAAGGCTGCGGCAGTTGCCGACCCGAAGTGCAGGCAATATTGGATAAACTAAAATTGGGTGAAGAAATAAAGATGACCGATGAAGAATTGAAAGTAATTAGAGCTTAG
- a CDS encoding MFS transporter, translating to MSATTKPLTQLNIFSLKGVQMKTFHTTWLMFFVCFFGWFGLAPLMPTIREELHLTKSQIGNLVIVSVSSTIVARLLIGRLCDTWGPRKTAIRLLLIGSLPVFFVGLAKDYTTFLLFRAAIGLIGASFVVTQFHTSMMFAKNIKGTANAVAGGWGNLGGGVTNMVMPLIFAAIVAAGFTKGEAWRYAMIVPGAMMLIVAFLYYKFTKDTPIGNYDEIGRTKATREKTDYSILADWRIWALMFAYAMCFGMEITFDNVASLHFVDTFKLSQSSAGFWAGVFGFMNLFARALGGVVSDKVGSKHGMKGKGFLLAAMLLLEGVGIILFANAGSFGLAIVCMLSFALFLKMANGATYGIVPFINEKNVGLVSGIVGAGGNLGGMLFGFLFKSKSITYVDAFTYIGITVMVVSAVVFVTKFKKSEATEFVLEEKEMAVA from the coding sequence ATGTCAGCAACAACAAAACCGCTCACGCAGCTAAACATATTTTCATTGAAGGGTGTGCAAATGAAAACTTTTCACACCACCTGGCTCATGTTCTTTGTTTGCTTCTTCGGTTGGTTTGGGCTTGCGCCGCTCATGCCTACTATTCGCGAGGAATTGCATTTAACCAAATCACAAATTGGAAACCTGGTGATTGTTTCCGTTTCGTCAACCATTGTTGCGCGGTTGCTGATTGGTCGTTTGTGCGATACCTGGGGGCCACGTAAAACCGCCATCCGCTTGTTGTTGATTGGTTCGCTTCCGGTGTTCTTCGTTGGTTTAGCAAAAGATTACACAACCTTTTTATTGTTTCGTGCGGCCATTGGTTTGATTGGCGCATCTTTCGTTGTCACGCAGTTTCATACGTCAATGATGTTTGCCAAGAACATCAAAGGCACAGCAAATGCCGTTGCCGGTGGCTGGGGTAATCTTGGCGGCGGTGTTACCAACATGGTGATGCCGTTAATCTTCGCGGCCATTGTTGCTGCAGGGTTTACAAAAGGGGAAGCCTGGCGTTATGCGATGATTGTTCCCGGAGCCATGATGTTGATCGTCGCCTTTCTTTATTACAAGTTTACCAAAGACACGCCAATCGGTAACTACGACGAGATTGGCAGAACAAAAGCCACCCGCGAAAAAACCGATTACAGCATCCTTGCCGACTGGCGCATCTGGGCACTCATGTTTGCATACGCGATGTGCTTTGGTATGGAAATCACCTTTGATAACGTGGCTTCCTTGCACTTTGTAGACACGTTCAAACTTTCGCAATCATCGGCAGGTTTTTGGGCCGGTGTGTTTGGCTTCATGAACCTTTTTGCCCGTGCACTGGGCGGCGTTGTATCGGATAAAGTTGGCAGCAAACACGGCATGAAAGGCAAGGGCTTTCTGCTTGCGGCAATGTTGCTGTTGGAAGGCGTTGGTATCATCCTGTTTGCCAATGCCGGTTCGTTTGGATTGGCGATTGTTTGTATGTTGTCCTTTGCACTTTTTCTGAAAATGGCCAACGGTGCTACTTACGGCATCGTGCCTTTTATCAACGAAAAAAATGTAGGCCTGGTGAGCGGCATTGTCGGCGCCGGCGGCAACTTGGGTGGAATGTTGTTTGGCTTTTTGTTTAAAAGCAAAAGCATTACATACGTTGATGCGTTCACGTATATCGGCATCACTGTGATGGTTGTTTCGGCCGTTGTATTTGTAACGAAGTTTAAGAAAAGCGAAGCGACTGAATTTGTATTGGAGGAGAAAGAAATGGCGGTGGCGTAG
- a CDS encoding alginate export family protein, translated as MKKRTRTFSLLLVACTLFSLYATAQVTLSGQVRTRTEYKDGQGAPLPIGAKPAFFTSQRTRLSFGYSTYRLKFGVTAQDVRVWGQDVSTMNRTTTQDLNGLMLHEAWAEIGLTDTVIKNKALSLKIGRQELVYDDQRLLGNLDWLQQGRRHDAALLKYETGDWMLHFGAAFNQNKEAASGTLYNSTPPGNYTANTNGGSMYKSLFFLYTGKKLSKGNASFLFLNDNFSQYHLDGVSTKIYDTSTWSRATTGFYYNNAFDKLLVMASTYYQFGKTSAGQDLSAWLLSGQLGYALSKKFSVFAGADLYSGGTSGATSNAFDPLYGTPHKFAGLIDYFYAASPFGKNGLLDYYAKGKYKASDKFLLSADVHQFNSATDVSGYTQKSLGQEIDLVGSYALTKQIGFEAGYSRYFTTTLLASASVKNIQNAKPSADWAYVMINVKPEVLFK; from the coding sequence ATGAAAAAAAGAACCAGAACCTTCTCTCTCTTGCTGGTTGCGTGTACACTCTTCTCCTTATACGCAACGGCACAAGTGACCCTTTCAGGTCAGGTGCGAACACGCACTGAATACAAGGACGGGCAAGGCGCTCCGCTTCCTATCGGTGCCAAACCGGCTTTCTTTACTTCGCAACGAACAAGACTATCCTTCGGTTACTCAACGTATCGTTTGAAGTTTGGTGTAACGGCGCAAGACGTTCGTGTGTGGGGACAAGATGTTTCAACTATGAATCGAACAACGACGCAAGATTTGAACGGTTTAATGTTGCACGAAGCTTGGGCTGAAATTGGTTTAACTGATACGGTAATTAAGAATAAAGCCTTGAGTTTAAAAATCGGCAGACAAGAATTGGTTTATGATGATCAACGCTTGCTCGGTAATCTTGATTGGTTGCAACAGGGCAGAAGACACGACGCTGCGTTGTTGAAATACGAAACAGGCGATTGGATGCTGCACTTTGGCGCAGCGTTTAATCAAAACAAAGAGGCCGCTTCGGGAACGCTTTACAACAGCACACCACCCGGAAATTATACCGCAAACACAAACGGCGGCAGCATGTACAAAAGCCTCTTTTTTTTGTATACTGGGAAGAAATTATCGAAGGGCAATGCATCGTTTCTTTTCCTGAACGACAATTTTAGCCAGTATCATTTGGATGGTGTATCAACAAAAATTTACGACACCAGCACTTGGAGCCGCGCAACAACGGGTTTTTATTACAACAATGCTTTCGACAAGTTATTAGTGATGGCTTCTACATATTACCAGTTTGGAAAGACAAGCGCTGGACAAGATTTAAGTGCCTGGCTTTTGAGTGGACAATTGGGTTATGCGTTATCGAAAAAGTTCTCGGTCTTTGCCGGTGCTGATCTTTATTCTGGAGGCACAAGCGGCGCAACAAGCAATGCCTTCGACCCTTTGTACGGCACGCCGCACAAGTTCGCTGGTCTCATAGATTATTTCTACGCCGCAAGCCCGTTTGGCAAGAATGGTTTGTTAGATTATTATGCGAAAGGCAAGTACAAAGCATCGGATAAATTCCTGCTTTCTGCAGATGTTCACCAGTTTAATTCGGCTACGGATGTAAGCGGCTACACGCAAAAAAGTTTAGGACAAGAAATTGATTTGGTAGGAAGTTACGCGTTAACAAAACAGATTGGTTTTGAAGCCGGTTACTCCCGGTACTTCACTACAACTTTACTTGCTTCAGCTTCGGTGAAAAATATTCAGAATGCAAAGCCTTCAGCCGATTGGGCCTATGTGATGATAAACGTAAAACCTGAGGTCCTTTTCAAATAA
- the nirD gene encoding nitrite reductase small subunit NirD, translated as MSNTLVQNITWFKACRAADVPQNGGVCVKYKHEQIALYHFTRRDEWYATQNLCPHRRQMVLSRGMIGSQAGEPKVACPFHKKTFSLVDGHCLNDDECESIRTYPVKIENGVVFIGVEEEGDEDYCLNK; from the coding sequence ATGAGCAACACATTAGTCCAAAACATTACCTGGTTTAAGGCCTGCAGAGCAGCCGATGTTCCGCAAAACGGCGGCGTATGCGTAAAGTACAAGCACGAGCAAATAGCGCTTTATCATTTTACCCGCCGCGATGAATGGTACGCTACGCAAAACCTTTGTCCGCACAGAAGGCAGATGGTGCTGAGTCGTGGCATGATTGGCTCGCAAGCCGGTGAACCCAAAGTGGCTTGTCCTTTTCACAAAAAAACGTTCTCACTGGTTGATGGGCATTGCCTGAACGACGATGAATGCGAAAGCATCAGAACTTACCCCGTAAAAATTGAAAACGGCGTTGTGTTTATTGGCGTAGAAGAGGAAGGCGATGAAGATTACTGTTTAAATAAGTAG
- the nirB gene encoding nitrite reductase large subunit NirB, whose protein sequence is MKIVIIGNGMVGYKCCEKLVAKSSQAFQITVFGEEIRPAYDRVHLSEYFSGKSADELSMAPAQWYADHNISLYLGDPVTSIDRSAKTVRSHNGLTVSYDYLILATGSGAFVPPIPGVEKEGVFIYRTIEDLELITAYAKKARTGAVIGGGLLGLEAAKALLDLGIRDTHVIEFAPRLMPRQIDDAGSKILQAKLSALGIKIHTATNTSEILGDGQIEALRFSNDTILNMDMLVISAGIKPRDELAKACGLEIGPRGGIVVNDKLQTNDERIFAIGECALHGSMIYGLVAPGYEMADVVVSNLTGGAKTFSGFDMSTKLKLIGVDVASFGDPFIQTTSTRTVVFEDCHKGIYKRINISEDGKQLLGGILVGDAEAYNMLLQTCKNKVVLPPNPEDVILGARGIEGDSGAGVAGLPEDAIICSCESISKGDICNVVNNGCETVDAIKKCTKAGTGCGGCVPMLKDLMVHTMKSQGKYIRNVLCEHFDYARQELFDLIRVKELKSFDAVLDTLGHGDGCEVCKPAIASILASLWNEMILKKGNDTAQDSNDRYLANIQKGGTYSVVPRIPGGEITPEKLIVIGQVAQKYNLYTKITGGQRIDLFGAHLNDLPAIWEELIAAGFESGHAYGKALRTVKSCVGSTWCRFGLHDSVSFAIRIEERYRGLRAPHKIKSAVSGCVRECAEAQSKDFGIIATEKGWNLYVCGNGGSKPQHALLLAQDLDSETCIKYIDRFLMFYIKTADPLARTATWLNKMEGGIDYLRNVVVNDSLGLAESLEKEMQFLVDHYKCEWKEVVDNPELRKRFNHFVNAPEEKDPTVKFSPLREQKKAEWK, encoded by the coding sequence ATGAAGATCGTAATTATTGGTAACGGCATGGTTGGCTACAAATGTTGTGAAAAATTGGTGGCCAAATCCTCTCAGGCTTTTCAGATTACCGTGTTTGGCGAAGAAATTCGTCCCGCCTACGACCGCGTACACCTCAGCGAATATTTTTCGGGCAAATCGGCCGATGAGCTTTCAATGGCGCCCGCTCAATGGTATGCCGATCACAATATCTCTCTTTATTTAGGTGATCCTGTTACGTCCATTGACCGCTCTGCTAAAACAGTTCGCTCCCATAACGGCTTGACGGTTTCCTATGACTATCTTATTCTCGCAACTGGCTCCGGGGCTTTTGTGCCGCCTATTCCTGGTGTAGAAAAAGAAGGTGTTTTTATCTATCGAACAATTGAAGACCTCGAGTTGATTACGGCCTATGCCAAAAAAGCAAGAACCGGCGCGGTTATCGGTGGCGGCTTGCTTGGCTTGGAAGCTGCTAAGGCACTTTTGGATTTAGGCATACGCGATACGCATGTCATTGAATTTGCGCCGCGCCTCATGCCCCGCCAGATTGATGATGCCGGCTCCAAAATTTTGCAGGCCAAACTTTCAGCTCTCGGTATAAAAATTCACACCGCTACCAATACGTCTGAAATCCTTGGAGACGGGCAGATAGAGGCACTCCGCTTCAGCAACGATACCATATTAAACATGGACATGCTGGTCATTTCAGCCGGCATTAAGCCAAGGGATGAATTGGCCAAGGCCTGCGGTTTAGAAATTGGTCCTCGTGGCGGCATTGTGGTCAACGACAAGTTGCAAACGAACGATGAGCGCATATTTGCTATCGGCGAATGTGCCTTACACGGAAGCATGATTTATGGTCTTGTTGCGCCGGGTTACGAAATGGCTGATGTTGTGGTGTCCAATCTTACCGGTGGTGCAAAAACATTCAGCGGTTTTGACATGAGCACCAAACTCAAACTGATTGGTGTTGATGTGGCGAGTTTCGGCGATCCATTTATTCAAACGACATCAACAAGAACAGTCGTGTTTGAAGATTGCCACAAGGGTATTTACAAGCGCATCAATATTAGTGAAGACGGTAAGCAGCTTCTGGGTGGCATTTTGGTTGGCGATGCCGAAGCGTACAACATGCTCCTGCAAACCTGCAAAAACAAAGTCGTATTGCCGCCCAATCCCGAAGACGTGATTTTAGGAGCCAGAGGCATTGAGGGCGACAGTGGCGCGGGTGTAGCAGGGCTGCCGGAAGACGCTATTATTTGCAGTTGCGAAAGCATAAGCAAAGGCGATATCTGCAATGTTGTAAACAACGGCTGCGAAACTGTTGACGCTATAAAAAAATGCACAAAAGCCGGAACGGGTTGCGGTGGTTGCGTGCCCATGCTGAAAGACCTGATGGTTCATACCATGAAGTCACAGGGCAAGTACATCCGCAACGTTTTGTGCGAACATTTTGATTATGCCCGGCAGGAACTCTTTGATCTTATTCGGGTAAAAGAATTAAAATCCTTTGATGCCGTCTTGGATACTTTGGGTCATGGTGATGGATGCGAAGTTTGTAAACCTGCCATTGCTTCCATTCTTGCTTCGTTGTGGAACGAGATGATTTTGAAGAAAGGAAACGACACGGCGCAAGACTCCAACGACCGGTACCTCGCCAACATTCAAAAAGGCGGAACGTATTCCGTTGTGCCGCGTATTCCGGGCGGCGAAATCACGCCGGAGAAATTAATCGTCATTGGGCAAGTGGCGCAGAAATACAATCTCTACACAAAAATCACCGGCGGCCAACGCATTGATCTTTTTGGCGCACACCTAAATGATTTGCCGGCCATTTGGGAAGAATTAATTGCCGCCGGATTTGAAAGTGGCCATGCGTACGGAAAAGCGTTACGCACGGTGAAAAGCTGCGTTGGTTCAACCTGGTGTCGTTTCGGTTTACACGACAGCGTAAGCTTTGCCATTCGCATTGAAGAACGTTACCGAGGCTTGCGTGCACCGCATAAAATCAAGTCTGCTGTTTCGGGTTGCGTTCGCGAATGTGCCGAAGCACAAAGCAAAGACTTCGGCATTATTGCCACGGAAAAGGGTTGGAATCTTTATGTCTGTGGCAACGGCGGTTCCAAGCCGCAGCACGCTTTGCTGCTTGCGCAGGATTTGGACAGCGAAACCTGCATTAAATACATTGACCGTTTTTTGATGTTCTACATTAAGACAGCAGATCCGCTTGCAAGAACAGCCACATGGTTAAACAAGATGGAAGGCGGCATTGATTACCTGCGCAATGTGGTAGTGAATGATAGCCTTGGCCTTGCAGAAAGTTTGGAAAAAGAAATGCAATTCCTGGTTGATCATTATAAATGCGAATGGAAAGAAGTGGTGGATAACCCCGAACTGCGCAAACGCTTTAACCACTTTGTGAATGCCCCGGAAGAGAAGGACCCTACCGTGAAGTTCTCGCCGCTGCGTGAGCAGAAGAAGGCGGAATGGAAATGA
- a CDS encoding Crp/Fnr family transcriptional regulator, which translates to MKISKVACDLKTCFLCQLCQKEWIPALDAHRKNFVVKKGDDIFQEGEAVKGIFFVYEGAVKVHKQWGEKELIVRFAKRGAIIGHRGLGRDLIYPVTGTAIESTKLCFVEMDFFQASLKVNHALLYELMEFFAAELKESERNMRNLAHMPVKSRIAQCLLLLDEKFGHTPDGFLNISLSRQDLASYAGTSYETAFRVMNEFVEENAISIQDKRFIIHSRALLEQHSI; encoded by the coding sequence ATGAAAATTTCCAAAGTGGCTTGTGATTTGAAAACCTGTTTTTTGTGTCAGCTTTGCCAGAAAGAATGGATTCCCGCACTTGACGCTCACCGCAAAAACTTCGTTGTAAAAAAGGGAGATGATATTTTTCAGGAAGGCGAAGCGGTTAAAGGAATTTTTTTTGTTTATGAAGGTGCAGTAAAAGTGCACAAGCAGTGGGGCGAAAAAGAACTAATTGTTCGCTTTGCGAAAAGAGGGGCTATCATTGGCCACCGCGGTTTGGGAAGAGATTTAATTTACCCGGTAACGGGAACGGCGATTGAATCCACAAAACTTTGCTTTGTGGAAATGGATTTCTTCCAGGCATCGCTAAAAGTCAACCACGCGCTTCTTTATGAGTTGATGGAGTTTTTTGCAGCCGAATTAAAAGAAAGCGAACGGAACATGCGCAACCTGGCGCACATGCCGGTAAAAAGCCGGATTGCTCAATGCCTTTTATTGCTCGATGAAAAATTTGGCCACACACCCGATGGCTTTCTAAATATTTCCCTAAGCCGGCAAGATCTGGCCTCGTATGCAGGCACGAGTTACGAAACGGCTTTCCGCGTCATGAATGAATTTGTCGAGGAAAATGCTATCAGCATACAGGATAAGCGATTCATCATTCATAGCAGAGCGTTATTGGAGCAACACTCGATCTAA
- a CDS encoding L-fucose dehydrogenase gives MDLGLREKIIIVTGGAKGIGEGIVRVLAAEGATPVIIGRNNEDNEKIKDELLGSGKFCGAFVAELSRPEECKKAVDAVVAKYGRIDGLVNNAGVNDGVGLESGNYEKFMQSLHSNLVHYYLMAHHALPHLIKSKGSIVNIGSKTAETGQGNTSAYAAANGGRNALTREWAVELLKYGIRVNAVVVAECFTPLYAKWIQTLPNPDEKLKSITAKIPFENRMTTAEEIANAVAFLLSEKSSHTTGQLVHVDGGYVHLDRAL, from the coding sequence ATGGACTTAGGCTTACGCGAAAAAATCATCATCGTTACCGGTGGCGCCAAAGGCATCGGCGAAGGCATTGTGCGGGTGTTGGCGGCTGAAGGCGCAACGCCGGTGATTATCGGCAGAAACAATGAAGACAACGAAAAGATAAAAGACGAACTCTTGGGCAGTGGAAAATTTTGCGGTGCATTCGTTGCCGAACTGTCGAGACCCGAGGAATGCAAAAAAGCAGTAGATGCCGTTGTTGCAAAATACGGCCGCATTGATGGCCTTGTGAATAATGCCGGCGTGAACGACGGTGTGGGGCTTGAAAGCGGCAACTACGAAAAATTCATGCAAAGTCTGCACAGCAATTTGGTTCATTATTACTTGATGGCGCATCACGCTTTGCCGCACCTGATAAAGTCAAAAGGTTCTATTGTAAACATCGGTTCCAAAACGGCCGAAACAGGACAAGGCAACACGTCGGCTTACGCGGCGGCAAACGGTGGTCGCAATGCGCTAACAAGAGAATGGGCGGTTGAATTGTTGAAGTACGGCATTCGTGTGAATGCGGTTGTTGTTGCAGAGTGCTTTACGCCTTTGTATGCAAAATGGATACAAACCCTGCCCAATCCCGACGAAAAATTAAAATCAATTACGGCAAAAATTCCCTTTGAAAACAGGATGACCACAGCCGAGGAAATTGCCAATGCGGTGGCTTTTCTTCTTTCCGAAAAGTCTAGTCACACTACAGGCCAACTGGTTCACGTAGATGGCGGTTACGTGCATCTCGACAGAGCTTTGTAA